The nucleotide window GCAGCCAGCGCTTCGGCGTGCCGATGGGTTTCGGTGGTCCGCACGCGGGCTTCATGGCCTGCAAGGACGAGCTGAAGCGCAAGATGCCGGGCCGCTTGATCGGCGTGTCCATCGATTCCCGTGGCAAGCCCGGCTACCGCCTCTCGCTCCAGACCCGGGAGCAGCACATCCGCCGCGACAAGGCGACCTCCAACATCTGCACCGCCCAGGTGCTCCTCGCGGTGATGGCTTCCATGTATGCCGTGTATCACGGTCCGGAAGGCCTCAAGCACATCGCCCGCACCGTCCACAGCCGCACCGTCCAACTCAAGAAGTTGCTGGAAAACGTCGGCATCGAGACCGAGTCCGGCGCGTTCTTTGACACGCTGGTGGTGAAGGTCCCGGGCAAGGCCTCCGAGGTCCACGAAGGTGCCCGCCGCGCCGGTGTCAACTTGCGTGAGATCGATGCCGACCACGTCGGCGTGTCATTCGATGAAACCACCACGGAAGGAGACGTGCTCGTCGTCCTCTCCGCTTTCGGTGGAGCAGGGGAGCTGCCGATTGTCAGCGGTCCTGCCTGGCCGTCCGGTCTTTCCCGCACGTCCGATTTTCTCACGCAGGCCGCCTTCAACCGCTTCCACTCGGAGACAGAGATGCTGCGCTACATGAAGCGTCTCGAGTCCCGCGACCTCGCTCTGAACGAGTCGATGATCGCGCTGGGCTCCTGCACGATGAAGCTGAACGCCACCGCGGAGATGATGCCGCTGAGCTGGCCGGAGGTTTCCTCGATCCACCCCTTCGTCCCGGCCGATCAGAGCCAAGGCTATCGCGAGATGCTCGTGACGCTCGAGGGTTGGCTCGCGAACATCACCGGCTTTGCCGCCGTGTCGCTCCAGCCGAACGCTGGCTCGCAGGGTGAATACGCCGGTCTGCTGGCGATCCGCCGCTACCACCTCGCCAATGGCGATGCCCACCGCAACGTCTGCCTCATTCCCGTTTCCGCGCACGGTACCAACCCGGCGTCCGCCGTGATGGTCGGCATGAAGGTCGTGGGCGTGAAGTGCGATGAGAAGGGTAACATCGACATGCCCGACCTCGCCGCCCGCATTGAGGAGCACAAGGACAACCTTGCCGCGCTGATGGTGACCTACCCGTCCACCCACGGCGTGTTCGAGGAAACGATCGTTTCCATCTGCGAGCAGATCCACGCCGCCGGTGGCCAGGTTTACATGGACGGCGCGAACATGAACGCCCAGGTCGGTCTGACCAGCCCGGGCCGGATCGGTGCGGACGTCTGCCATCTGAACCTCCACAAGACCTTCTGCATCCCGCACGGCGGTGGTGGTCCGGGTGTCGGCCCGATTGGCGTGGCTCCGCAGCTCGTCCCGTATCTACCGGGACACGGCGAGCTGCCGGGTACCAGCGGCACCGTCTGCTCCGCTCCATGGGGCAGCGCTTCGATCAACACCATCTCATGGATGTACATCGCCATGATGGGCGCGGCAGGCCTCACCCAGGCCACCGGCACCGCCATCCTGAATGCGAACTACACCGCCAAGCGCCTCGCGCCGTTCTTCCCGATTCTCTACACCGCGCCGAACGGCCTGGTGGCCCACGAGTGCATCATCGACGTCCGTCCGCTCAGCGACAAGAGCGGTATCACCGTCGAGGATGTGGCGAAGCGCCTCATGGACTACGGTTTCCACGCTCCGACCATGAGTTGGCCGGTGGGTGGCACGCTCATGATCGAGCCGACCGAGTCCGAGGCCCGGGTGGAGATCGACCGCTTCTGCGACTCCATGATCGCCATCCACGGCGAGATCATGGCGGTGATCAATGGTGAGTCCGATGCCTCCGACAACCCGCTCAAGAACGCTCCGCATACCGCGGACATGGTCTGCGGCGACAAGTGGGAGCACTCCTACACCCGCGAGCAGGCGGCTTATCCGCTGCCGGTGCTCCGCAATCACAAGTTCTGGCCGTTCGTGGGCCGCGTGGACAACGTCCATGGCGATCGCAACCTGGTCTGCACCTGTGACACGGTGGAGGCCTACGCCGCCGCGAGCGCCTGACCGCCACACCCGCTCCTGATTCAACGACCACGGATCAAGCCGGTACAGCCGGTCGGATCCGTGGTCTTTTTTGTTCCCTCGGT belongs to Luteolibacter ambystomatis and includes:
- the gcvP gene encoding aminomethyl-transferring glycine dehydrogenase, which translates into the protein MSARLDFLSRHLGPVGTERDEMLATVGFASLEALTDAAVPAGIRLTAPLDLPPARSEQEALAWLKSIFSKNKVLKSFIGQGYYGTHVPNVIGRNILENPGWYTAYTPYQAEIAQGRLEALLNFQTMITDLTALDVSNASLLDEGTAAAEAMSLALSAKPKGRAMFVSDRCHPQTIDVVQTRAEPLGIEIIVGDWEKFDPASVPNLFAVLVQYPDTRGRIDDFTGFFETAKAAGAVTIVAADILALTVLKAPGEFGADICVGCSQRFGVPMGFGGPHAGFMACKDELKRKMPGRLIGVSIDSRGKPGYRLSLQTREQHIRRDKATSNICTAQVLLAVMASMYAVYHGPEGLKHIARTVHSRTVQLKKLLENVGIETESGAFFDTLVVKVPGKASEVHEGARRAGVNLREIDADHVGVSFDETTTEGDVLVVLSAFGGAGELPIVSGPAWPSGLSRTSDFLTQAAFNRFHSETEMLRYMKRLESRDLALNESMIALGSCTMKLNATAEMMPLSWPEVSSIHPFVPADQSQGYREMLVTLEGWLANITGFAAVSLQPNAGSQGEYAGLLAIRRYHLANGDAHRNVCLIPVSAHGTNPASAVMVGMKVVGVKCDEKGNIDMPDLAARIEEHKDNLAALMVTYPSTHGVFEETIVSICEQIHAAGGQVYMDGANMNAQVGLTSPGRIGADVCHLNLHKTFCIPHGGGGPGVGPIGVAPQLVPYLPGHGELPGTSGTVCSAPWGSASINTISWMYIAMMGAAGLTQATGTAILNANYTAKRLAPFFPILYTAPNGLVAHECIIDVRPLSDKSGITVEDVAKRLMDYGFHAPTMSWPVGGTLMIEPTESEARVEIDRFCDSMIAIHGEIMAVINGESDASDNPLKNAPHTADMVCGDKWEHSYTREQAAYPLPVLRNHKFWPFVGRVDNVHGDRNLVCTCDTVEAYAAASA